A region of Deltaproteobacteria bacterium DNA encodes the following proteins:
- a CDS encoding 3-oxoacyl-ACP synthase has product MTRRVVITSCSAITPIGHGKDAIVAHLLEGVSGVKKIRHDPLYSKYIDTGVFGSVDYPIDYDFKRKDRKTMGPVSYYACQVAKEVLESASLDNDFIVSGRLGVAFSSTHGSPLVQRDLYQALFDDTYDGYGSIKAVDYLKFMVHTTAVNITKMFGITGRVISSSTACTTSSQSIGLGYEMIKFGLQDAMICGGADEYDMTTVAVFDNLMACSTEFNATPHLTPRPFDRHRDGLVVGEGAGAVLLETYESARKRGADILAEVIGFSCNNNGGDMILPSTDGIKQTIRLGLENAAINADEVDFISAHATATKQGDAIEAQATGAVYGNAPLVSGLKGYTGHTMGSCGAIESIMTIYMMQEGFVAPTLNLDEIDEKCAMIRHVQEIREENIRIAGIQNFAFGGVNTCLFLKRPE; this is encoded by the coding sequence ATGACCCGCAGAGTCGTCATCACCTCATGCTCGGCCATAACTCCCATCGGCCACGGCAAAGATGCCATCGTCGCACATCTCCTCGAGGGGGTGTCCGGCGTCAAGAAGATCAGGCACGACCCCTTGTACTCTAAATATATCGACACAGGGGTATTCGGCTCCGTGGACTATCCCATTGATTATGATTTCAAGCGCAAGGATCGTAAGACCATGGGGCCGGTTTCGTATTACGCCTGTCAGGTCGCCAAGGAGGTCCTGGAGAGCGCAAGTCTGGACAACGACTTCATCGTTTCCGGACGGCTGGGTGTCGCCTTCAGCTCAACCCACGGCAGCCCCCTGGTGCAGAGGGACCTCTACCAGGCGCTGTTCGATGACACCTATGACGGCTATGGGTCCATCAAGGCGGTGGATTACCTGAAATTCATGGTTCACACGACGGCGGTCAACATTACCAAGATGTTCGGCATCACCGGTCGGGTCATTTCGTCATCCACCGCCTGCACCACCAGCAGCCAGTCGATCGGACTTGGCTACGAGATGATTAAATTCGGCCTCCAGGATGCCATGATCTGCGGGGGCGCCGATGAATATGACATGACCACGGTTGCGGTCTTCGATAATTTGATGGCCTGTTCCACCGAGTTCAATGCAACGCCCCACTTGACCCCCAGACCGTTTGACAGACACAGAGACGGGCTGGTCGTGGGCGAAGGCGCCGGGGCCGTGCTGCTCGAAACGTATGAATCCGCCCGGAAAAGAGGTGCCGACATTCTGGCGGAAGTGATTGGTTTTTCCTGCAACAACAACGGCGGGGACATGATTCTGCCCAGCACGGACGGCATCAAGCAAACCATCCGGCTGGGGTTGGAGAATGCGGCCATAAATGCCGACGAGGTGGACTTTATCAGCGCACACGCCACGGCCACGAAACAGGGCGACGCCATCGAGGCTCAGGCGACCGGCGCGGTATACGGCAACGCCCCCCTGGTATCCGGCCTGAAGGGCTACACGGGACACACCATGGGGTCCTGCGGAGCCATCGAGTCGATTATGACGATCTATATGATGCAGGAAGGCTTTGTCGCCCCGACCCTGAATCTGGACGAGATCGACGAAAAATGCGCCATGATCAGGCATGTTCAGGAAATACGCGAGGAAAACATCCGCATTGCAGGGATCCAGAACTTCGCTTTCGGTGGGGTGAACACCTGTTTGTTTCTAAAACGTCCGGAATAA
- a CDS encoding acyl carrier protein, whose product MNREEIKAEIINIFSEQFEIEDPGIDDDLRDVHGFDSIDAIELLGEIEKLLQTELTRDEKKKAMEIRTISQILDYIELIAKTRT is encoded by the coding sequence ATGAACAGAGAAGAGATAAAAGCGGAAATCATCAACATCTTCAGCGAACAGTTCGAGATCGAAGATCCCGGGATCGACGACGACCTGAGGGACGTGCACGGATTCGACAGTATCGATGCCATCGAACTCTTGGGAGAAATTGAAAAACTGCTTCAAACGGAGCTGACGAGGGACGAGAAAAAAAAGGCCATGGAAATCCGAACCATCAGTCAAATTCTCGATTATATCGAATTGATTGCGAAGACCCGTACATGA
- a CDS encoding lysophospholipid acyltransferase family protein, which translates to MRGLFYRIVTCLSRKWGVWIFRLFAWFVATGYFLFFPGRVGNSMSTYRALYPARRAWYHLWCAWRQFHHFTHVYLDRYVLQQTGEIAYRSEGMQHLEAALQKGEGAVLLMSHMGNWEVAAHLLKRKLNNLHLLLYMGRRQKEQIEGEQKEALARSGIRIIAVDEGGGSLMDLVEGIKFIESGGVVSMTGDLVWNRRQRTVPAAFLDRDVLLPEAPHVLALLSGAPLFTFFAFREKGGGYRFTMSEANYLMSGSRAERRDAIRRSVQSYAHTLEAALKQYPLQWYHFSPFFTPAEEKSI; encoded by the coding sequence ATGCGCGGCTTGTTTTACAGAATCGTGACCTGCCTATCCAGGAAGTGGGGCGTTTGGATATTTCGGCTGTTTGCCTGGTTTGTGGCCACCGGTTATTTTCTGTTTTTCCCCGGACGGGTGGGCAACAGTATGAGCACCTACCGTGCGTTGTATCCGGCGCGTCGTGCATGGTACCATCTGTGGTGCGCCTGGCGGCAGTTTCATCATTTCACTCATGTGTACCTGGACCGATACGTGCTGCAGCAAACCGGGGAGATTGCCTACCGGTCCGAAGGTATGCAGCATTTGGAAGCGGCGCTTCAAAAAGGTGAAGGCGCCGTTCTGCTCATGTCCCACATGGGAAACTGGGAGGTGGCCGCGCACCTGTTAAAAAGAAAACTGAATAATCTTCATCTGTTGCTTTACATGGGCAGGAGGCAGAAGGAACAGATTGAGGGCGAGCAAAAAGAAGCGCTCGCTCGAAGCGGGATTCGGATCATTGCGGTGGACGAGGGCGGCGGGTCCCTCATGGATCTGGTCGAGGGGATCAAATTCATCGAATCCGGCGGTGTGGTATCCATGACCGGCGATTTGGTCTGGAACAGGCGCCAGCGGACCGTCCCCGCGGCCTTCCTAGACCGCGATGTTTTGCTGCCCGAGGCCCCGCATGTGCTGGCCTTGCTGTCGGGAGCGCCGTTGTTCACCTTTTTCGCTTTTCGCGAAAAAGGCGGCGGATACCGGTTCACCATGTCCGAAGCCAATTACCTGATGTCAGGATCGCGGGCGGAACGCAGGGATGCGATTCGCCGGTCCGTCCAATCTTACGCACACACACTGGAAGCGGCATTGAAACAGTATCCCCTGCAATGGTACCATTTCTCGCCCTTTTTTACCCCGGCAGAGGAAAAATCCATTTGA
- a CDS encoding glycosyltransferase family 2 protein, with amino-acid sequence MKKRENRSFAVVIPVYNHGTTLAGIVERARRLAIPVIVVDDGSTDGGTAGLEALQGVEVLRHAMNRGKGAALRTGFERAAEVADWAITMDADGQHHPEDAPGLMAAIPDGRRPIIVGARQGMQAGEVPWTSRFGRGFSNFWIRASGGPAISDTQSGFRIYPLPESLAFRIASGRYQFELEILVKAHWSKMPIIEVPVMVTYPKGRLRVSHFRPFVDFMRNTHTFTRLITRRLLNKAAIFL; translated from the coding sequence GTGAAAAAACGAGAAAACCGGTCATTTGCGGTGGTTATTCCGGTCTACAACCATGGAACCACGCTCGCCGGCATCGTCGAACGGGCGCGTCGCCTCGCAATACCCGTCATTGTCGTTGACGACGGTTCAACGGATGGCGGCACGGCCGGTCTCGAAGCGCTGCAGGGCGTCGAGGTCCTGCGCCACGCGATGAATAGGGGCAAGGGTGCCGCCCTTAGGACAGGGTTCGAACGGGCGGCGGAAGTGGCGGACTGGGCCATTACCATGGATGCAGACGGGCAGCACCATCCCGAGGATGCGCCGGGCTTGATGGCGGCCATACCCGACGGCAGGCGGCCCATAATCGTAGGCGCGCGGCAGGGCATGCAGGCCGGCGAGGTGCCCTGGACCAGCCGCTTCGGTCGCGGGTTTTCCAACTTCTGGATACGGGCTTCCGGGGGGCCGGCTATCAGCGACACCCAGAGCGGGTTCAGGATCTACCCCTTGCCGGAGTCTCTGGCGTTCAGGATTGCATCCGGGCGGTACCAGTTTGAGTTGGAAATCCTGGTAAAAGCCCACTGGTCAAAGATGCCGATCATTGAAGTGCCGGTCATGGTAACCTATCCCAAGGGGCGGTTGAGGGTATCCCACTTTCGCCCCTTTGTCGATTTTATGCGGAACACACACACGTTCACCCGGTTGATTACCCGTCGGTTGTTGAATAAAGCGGCCATCTTTTTGTGA
- a CDS encoding DegV family EDD domain-containing protein, which yields MTSDFKQALITGVERVAAWSDVLDDINVYPVADGDTGRNLIASLTPLRYLEDNLEDTVYRLLLSARGNSGNIAAQFFSGLLDADSLAGLPRAAAFGRDNALKAVRKPVPGTMLTVLDNLVAFMNGNEFVNSVEYVERVVDVLEQSVRTTPDFLPALQKAGVVDSGALGLYLFLEAFFRRLVGQHNSYRSVRTTFEGMLEIAPSYQAEDEDGYCIDTVIQNNEKMRETIEKLADKGESVVVIPHRNYMKVHLHVGSSKEARIQIESLGEVVQWADDDIGFQIKDFKRVQKRGAVHIMTDAAGSVTREDARELGLTLLDSYIVAGNKSLPETIFSPEELYTTMRRGTRVSTSQASVYERHQYYQRVVNQFRHVLYLCVGSVYTGNYEVAVDWKKQNDPEGRMTVIDTGAASGRLGLIAIATARYAVNNDDARAVVAFARRAVATCREYIFLDRLKYLAAGGRMPRAKAVFGDVLHVKPIVSPMAEGVEKIGTTKNRKGQLRFALERFEEAFDDKASPFVMLEYSDNREWIDSVVRKEISSRCPRAEIRLQPLSLTSAVHMGPGTWAIAFLPS from the coding sequence ATGACATCTGATTTCAAGCAAGCACTCATAACCGGGGTCGAAAGGGTGGCCGCCTGGTCAGACGTCCTGGACGACATCAATGTTTACCCTGTCGCCGACGGCGACACCGGTCGCAACCTGATCGCCAGCCTCACGCCCTTACGCTATCTGGAAGACAATCTGGAAGACACGGTATACCGGCTGCTTCTGTCGGCCAGGGGAAACTCGGGAAACATCGCAGCCCAGTTTTTTTCAGGGCTTCTGGACGCCGATTCGCTCGCCGGCCTTCCCCGGGCCGCGGCATTCGGCAGGGACAATGCTTTAAAGGCCGTACGCAAGCCGGTACCGGGAACCATGCTGACCGTATTGGACAACCTTGTCGCCTTTATGAACGGCAATGAATTTGTAAACAGCGTCGAATATGTGGAGCGGGTCGTCGACGTACTCGAGCAATCCGTCAGAACGACGCCGGATTTTTTGCCCGCGTTGCAAAAGGCCGGTGTGGTGGATTCCGGCGCCCTGGGATTGTATCTGTTTCTGGAAGCCTTTTTCCGACGGCTTGTCGGGCAGCACAACAGTTATCGGTCGGTGCGCACCACCTTTGAGGGCATGCTTGAGATTGCGCCCTCCTATCAGGCGGAGGACGAGGATGGCTATTGCATCGACACGGTTATCCAGAACAATGAGAAGATGAGGGAAACCATCGAAAAGCTGGCCGACAAGGGAGAAAGCGTGGTGGTTATTCCCCACAGGAACTACATGAAGGTTCATCTGCACGTCGGCAGTTCGAAGGAGGCCAGGATTCAGATCGAATCCCTCGGGGAGGTCGTTCAATGGGCGGATGACGATATTGGATTCCAGATCAAGGATTTCAAACGCGTGCAGAAACGGGGAGCCGTCCACATTATGACGGATGCCGCCGGGTCGGTTACCCGGGAAGATGCCCGGGAATTGGGCCTCACCCTTCTGGACAGCTACATCGTTGCGGGCAATAAATCGTTGCCCGAAACGATTTTTTCCCCCGAGGAACTTTATACGACCATGCGCCGGGGCACCCGGGTTTCCACATCCCAGGCCTCGGTGTATGAACGCCATCAATACTACCAACGAGTGGTCAACCAGTTTCGGCACGTGCTCTATCTCTGTGTGGGATCCGTTTATACGGGCAATTACGAGGTCGCCGTGGACTGGAAAAAGCAAAACGATCCCGAGGGCCGCATGACCGTCATCGACACGGGGGCGGCGTCCGGCCGGCTGGGTTTGATCGCCATCGCCACGGCCAGGTATGCAGTCAACAACGATGATGCCCGGGCGGTGGTGGCCTTTGCGCGTCGAGCCGTGGCCACCTGCCGGGAATACATTTTTCTTGACCGCCTGAAATATCTGGCGGCCGGCGGCCGGATGCCCAGGGCCAAGGCGGTCTTCGGCGATGTTCTGCACGTCAAACCGATCGTCAGCCCCATGGCCGAAGGGGTTGAAAAAATCGGGACGACAAAGAACCGCAAGGGCCAGCTCAGATTCGCTCTGGAGCGGTTCGAAGAAGCCTTCGACGACAAGGCCTCCCCGTTTGTCATGCTCGAGTATTCAGACAACCGAGAATGGATAGACAGCGTGGTCAGAAAAGAGATTTCATCACGCTGTCCCAGGGCCGAAATAAGGCTGCAGCCTCTCTCCCTGACATCCGCCGTACACATGGGACCCGGAACCTGGGCCATCGCCTTCTTACCGTCGTGA
- a CDS encoding acyl-CoA thioesterase has translation MAMKSYEKQFTVPFYDLDPMQVVWHGNYLKYFDTTREELCHAMGFDPVVYYRDTNILFPIIKTSTKHIVSLRYRDRFTCKATVKEAHYKIVVDFEIRLDGDGTLCSKGRSEQVAVKYPETEILFEIPGDIRKTLGF, from the coding sequence ATGGCGATGAAAAGTTATGAAAAGCAGTTCACCGTACCGTTTTATGATCTGGATCCCATGCAGGTGGTCTGGCATGGCAACTACTTGAAGTATTTCGACACGACGCGGGAAGAACTCTGTCATGCGATGGGTTTCGACCCGGTGGTGTATTACAGGGACACCAACATTCTTTTCCCGATCATAAAGACATCCACCAAGCACATAGTCAGTCTGCGCTACCGGGATCGGTTCACCTGCAAGGCCACGGTGAAGGAGGCGCACTACAAGATCGTGGTTGATTTCGAAATACGTTTGGACGGCGACGGCACCCTGTGCTCAAAGGGCAGAAGCGAACAGGTTGCCGTGAAATATCCGGAAACGGAGATTCTGTTCGAGATACCGGGCGATATCCGCAAAACACTTGGATTTTAG
- a CDS encoding glycerophosphodiester phosphodiesterase, giving the protein MDISTFKKPLIMGHRGFPTRYPENTMVSFRAAVDAGAQLVELDVTLTRDGQVVVMHDDTVDRTTDGRGFVADYTLGTLKRLDAGSWFHPGFAGERVPTLKEVLEKIDTRVVINIEIKSHRTTDAARKGKVVQGVLTDVLDADAEERVLVSSFDPMVIKRVKQVYATIPVALIAERSHPVESVGLSRSLGAFSYHPDLAYLDHATVKALQMAGLRVFPYNIKEQKSAERAFALGVDGLIADDPIMARQCYT; this is encoded by the coding sequence ATGGATATTTCTACATTTAAAAAGCCGTTGATCATGGGTCACAGGGGCTTTCCGACGCGCTATCCCGAGAACACCATGGTGTCATTCAGGGCAGCGGTCGACGCCGGTGCCCAGCTTGTTGAGCTGGATGTGACCTTGACCCGGGATGGGCAGGTTGTGGTCATGCACGATGATACGGTTGACCGGACAACCGACGGAAGGGGATTCGTGGCGGATTATACGCTCGGAACCCTTAAGCGGTTGGATGCCGGGAGCTGGTTCCATCCGGGGTTTGCGGGGGAAAGGGTTCCCACACTGAAGGAAGTTCTGGAAAAAATCGACACCCGGGTGGTTATCAACATAGAGATAAAATCGCACCGGACAACGGATGCCGCGCGGAAAGGCAAGGTTGTACAGGGGGTTCTCACAGACGTTCTGGACGCCGACGCGGAAGAGCGTGTGCTGGTATCCAGCTTTGATCCGATGGTGATAAAACGGGTCAAACAGGTCTACGCGACCATCCCGGTTGCGCTCATTGCGGAGCGATCGCATCCTGTAGAAAGTGTCGGTCTAAGCAGATCGCTGGGAGCGTTTTCATATCATCCCGACCTCGCCTACCTGGATCATGCGACGGTCAAGGCGCTGCAAATGGCCGGTTTGCGCGTATTCCCCTACAACATCAAAGAACAAAAGAGCGCTGAGCGCGCCTTTGCCCTGGGCGTGGACGGCCTGATCGCCGATGATCCTATCATGGCACGGCAATGCTATACCTGA